Proteins encoded by one window of Komagataeibacter sucrofermentans DSM 15973:
- a CDS encoding secretion protein: protein MGGILSSLLAGISLGLRQPLASFCDVESTHGDHLITKRGEYVSVLRINGLRRMCTRQEVEALAEQQRIELQGLLEERGHAIVGWYISDPERSGIEIDRLSLNGCRSIARQIGADLSDVIEERRRRWPNVMRWEATCYVLWTRPSVLTREDRKQVAEERRTLASQFPRVGNTQRFALRSDIMAARHESFISRVQAALQGFDISCEFLGPHQALQVAREATYRETAGSAWKPTLLGDRVMPRLPDDLDDPQPHPQGLLWPAIRDQIFNADAETKGGQLVTVGDYTYAPVDMTIGPEDPRPFSELSSVLGRKRLPWRSAMILEGGGRAAFGFKEAGAGFLAMFPGNSDIRRAFAALKLERQKNNHNSVRMRMTATTWAPVGAEAKLRRQASDLSQAIDAWGNSKTTRISGDPLEAAMGSVPALALGSTATSSLALVGDAFSMMPWARSASPWQRGSILFRKPDGSIWPYDPTGGGLRPSVVDIIVAPPGGGKSVLANTILLGLILSSAAISSHGTKLPYIGKLDIGPSSRGLIEMLRNALGPERQHEAVYVKMQAIPGFEVNVFDTQVGLEYPLPLERVFLQNFISLLATPLDGRPWEGMDHLVEDVIDEAYRLCTGVQGSTPKIYTPGIEPDVDAAITSLGISLPHHAGEDDPTWWRDVVDALVSLREYRLAGFAQRHAIPVLQDLLIAARSPEIEKRYSKITLETGESLIDTFDRYIMNVIKNFPMLASPTRLDMGDARVIVLDLAEVAPSGSPAANRQTALMYMLGRHILARNFFLHPDYADDPHMPPSMRDYHLARFTEMYETTKRVDFDEWHRTEPAPQVDKQAVRDGREGRKHNVQLAFISQNHTDFSEDLYKISTARWVLKCGDQETADSLIRRFKLSDASAYVIRNALPGPGKNGAPFFVDMSAGEAKYEQLLVNVLGPIELWSFSTTPGDTALRSRLYKRIHFARALRMLATVFPSGTANSEIERRKSERMNVFGLATDEAFASVLDELADEIVEGRGVAAGLYETLRAIDEQSELEFTTG, encoded by the coding sequence ATGGGCGGTATTCTTTCCAGTCTGCTGGCCGGCATCAGCCTCGGGCTGCGCCAGCCCCTTGCCTCATTCTGCGATGTGGAAAGTACGCACGGGGACCATCTCATCACCAAACGCGGTGAATATGTCTCCGTACTGCGCATCAATGGCCTGCGTCGCATGTGCACGCGGCAGGAAGTGGAAGCACTCGCCGAGCAGCAGCGTATAGAATTGCAGGGTCTCCTTGAAGAACGTGGCCATGCCATCGTGGGATGGTATATTTCCGATCCCGAGCGTTCAGGTATCGAGATTGACCGCCTGAGCCTCAATGGTTGCCGGTCCATAGCCCGACAGATCGGAGCGGACCTTTCGGACGTCATCGAAGAGAGGCGCCGGCGCTGGCCAAACGTCATGCGCTGGGAAGCCACCTGTTACGTCCTGTGGACCCGGCCCAGCGTGCTGACACGTGAGGACCGCAAACAGGTGGCAGAGGAGCGCCGGACCCTTGCCTCCCAATTTCCCCGCGTGGGCAATACCCAACGTTTTGCCCTGCGCTCCGATATCATGGCGGCCCGCCATGAATCGTTCATTTCACGCGTCCAGGCTGCCCTGCAGGGGTTCGACATTTCCTGCGAATTCCTTGGTCCACATCAGGCATTGCAGGTCGCGCGCGAAGCGACCTATCGTGAAACGGCGGGCTCCGCCTGGAAACCGACCCTGCTGGGTGACCGGGTCATGCCACGGCTTCCCGACGATCTGGATGACCCGCAGCCACACCCGCAGGGCCTGCTCTGGCCGGCGATCCGGGACCAGATCTTCAATGCCGACGCCGAAACGAAAGGCGGGCAACTCGTGACCGTGGGGGATTATACATACGCCCCGGTCGACATGACGATTGGCCCAGAGGATCCGCGCCCGTTTTCCGAACTGTCCAGCGTACTCGGCCGCAAGAGACTGCCATGGCGCAGCGCCATGATCCTAGAGGGTGGTGGCCGCGCCGCCTTCGGCTTCAAGGAAGCCGGAGCCGGGTTTCTGGCGATGTTCCCCGGAAATAGCGACATTCGACGGGCGTTTGCCGCACTCAAGCTCGAGCGCCAGAAAAACAACCATAATTCCGTGCGGATGCGCATGACCGCCACAACCTGGGCTCCGGTTGGAGCAGAGGCGAAGCTGCGACGGCAGGCGTCGGACCTCTCCCAGGCGATTGATGCGTGGGGCAACAGCAAGACAACTCGGATTTCCGGCGATCCGCTGGAAGCGGCCATGGGTTCTGTCCCTGCCCTGGCGCTCGGTTCGACTGCGACCTCATCGCTCGCCCTTGTCGGTGACGCGTTCTCCATGATGCCGTGGGCACGCAGTGCATCACCGTGGCAGAGAGGATCCATCCTCTTCCGCAAACCCGATGGTTCAATCTGGCCCTACGATCCGACCGGGGGCGGGCTACGCCCATCCGTCGTAGACATTATCGTAGCCCCGCCTGGCGGCGGAAAATCCGTTCTGGCCAATACCATTCTGCTGGGCTTGATCCTCAGCAGCGCCGCGATCAGCAGCCATGGCACCAAGCTCCCCTATATCGGCAAGCTCGATATAGGGCCGTCCTCGCGCGGACTGATCGAGATGCTGCGCAACGCGCTTGGCCCCGAACGCCAGCACGAGGCGGTTTACGTCAAAATGCAGGCAATCCCGGGCTTCGAGGTCAATGTCTTCGATACCCAGGTCGGACTGGAATATCCCCTGCCACTCGAGCGCGTTTTCCTGCAGAATTTCATCTCGCTCCTTGCCACGCCGCTGGATGGCAGGCCTTGGGAGGGCATGGACCACCTGGTAGAGGACGTGATTGATGAAGCCTACCGCCTCTGTACCGGGGTGCAGGGGAGCACGCCTAAAATCTACACGCCAGGGATCGAGCCGGATGTCGATGCCGCAATAACATCGCTGGGCATAAGCCTGCCCCACCATGCGGGAGAGGACGATCCGACATGGTGGCGGGATGTCGTCGATGCCCTTGTCAGTCTCAGGGAGTACCGCCTCGCAGGTTTTGCCCAGCGTCATGCCATACCGGTCCTGCAGGATCTGCTGATTGCGGCCCGCAGCCCGGAAATCGAAAAACGCTATTCCAAGATCACCCTGGAAACTGGTGAAAGCCTGATCGACACGTTTGATCGCTACATCATGAACGTGATCAAGAATTTTCCCATGCTGGCGTCCCCGACAAGGCTGGATATGGGGGATGCGCGCGTGATCGTTCTCGATCTTGCCGAGGTGGCACCTTCCGGCTCTCCCGCAGCCAACCGCCAGACGGCACTCATGTATATGCTTGGCCGCCATATCCTGGCCCGGAATTTCTTTCTGCATCCCGATTATGCGGACGACCCGCATATGCCCCCGTCCATGCGGGACTATCATCTCGCCCGTTTCACGGAGATGTACGAAACGACGAAACGTGTCGACTTCGATGAGTGGCACCGCACCGAACCCGCGCCCCAGGTAGACAAGCAGGCTGTGCGCGACGGCCGCGAGGGACGCAAGCACAACGTCCAGCTCGCCTTCATTTCACAGAACCATACCGATTTCAGCGAGGACCTCTACAAGATATCAACCGCCCGATGGGTCCTCAAATGCGGTGATCAGGAGACGGCAGACAGCCTTATCCGACGCTTCAAGCTGTCCGATGCCAGCGCCTATGTCATCCGCAACGCGCTGCCGGGTCCGGGAAAGAATGGTGCGCCGTTCTTCGTGGACATGTCGGCCGGAGAAGCAAAGTATGAACAGCTTCTGGTGAACGTCCTGGGGCCAATCGAACTCTGGTCTTTCTCGACGACGCCTGGCGACACGGCGCTCCGTTCGCGCCTTTACAAACGGATCCACTTTGCCCGCGCCCTGCGGATGCTCGCCACCGTATTTCCCTCGGGAACAGCAAATAGCGAGATCGAACGCAGAAAAAGCGAGCGCATGAATGTTTTCGGTCTCGCGACCGATGAAGCATTTGCCAGCGTTCTGGATGAACTGGCGGATGAGATCGTGGAAGGTAGAGGCGTGGCCGCAGGATTGTATGAAACCCTGCGCGCCATTGATGAACAATCGGAACTCGAATTTACCACTGGGTAG
- a CDS encoding DNA-binding transcriptional regulator has protein sequence MKREHIILPADPADSEDRAVSIEGMERGQRARLIRKTRNDLGLSQVEFASRFRVPVGTLRDWEQARAMAPDFAVAYVRVIGRHPDLVAQAVA, from the coding sequence GTGAAGAGAGAGCATATCATTCTGCCTGCTGATCCGGCGGATTCCGAAGACCGCGCGGTATCCATCGAAGGCATGGAGCGTGGGCAAAGGGCGCGGTTGATCCGTAAAACCCGTAACGATCTCGGTCTGTCTCAGGTCGAATTTGCCAGCCGTTTCCGCGTTCCTGTCGGTACATTACGGGACTGGGAGCAGGCACGGGCGATGGCCCCCGACTTCGCTGTAGCCTACGTTCGGGTCATCGGACGGCACCCCGATCTGGTAGCTCAGGCGGTGGCCTGA
- a CDS encoding BrnT family toxin, producing the protein MDNRFDPAKDLANQKKHKLSLAFGDRIFEDDNHLILPTIRIEDEEDRYKVVGVVGEKLFTGVFVWRDDLPRFISVRRSNKGEERAYHSAC; encoded by the coding sequence ATGGATAACAGGTTTGACCCCGCAAAAGACCTCGCCAACCAAAAAAAGCACAAACTGTCTCTGGCCTTTGGCGACCGTATTTTCGAGGACGATAATCACCTGATCTTGCCCACCATCCGCATTGAGGATGAGGAGGATCGCTACAAAGTGGTTGGCGTCGTGGGCGAGAAGCTGTTCACCGGTGTGTTTGTCTGGCGGGACGATCTGCCCCGCTTTATTTCCGTGAGAAGGAGCAACAAAGGTGAAGAGAGAGCATATCATTCTGCCTGCTGA
- a CDS encoding IS1182 family transposase, translating to MSSFIPFDRSQPYLLPPDLKSWLPADDMAHFIVAAVERVPMSAFCVPVRTGGKAQYHPRLMLALLIFSYANGLFSSRRIERATYRDIGVRFVAANLHPDHDTIATFRRTNRTAIEAAFAQVLLLARETGLLRLGVVSIDGTKIDADASKYRSVRYDRIRALREQLAVDIAKLMDQAEHADVTDRDPQALPEELARRETLKAKLDEACARLEADAKAQAETARPAYEKKKAAYDAKTGRRGRAPKPPDDEPPPDRQISLTDPDSRLMRRSDAHEFRQAYNAQAVVCAEGSQLIVTTDVVATSADAPSFADTVLSMEDTIGLPKTVLADTGYASGQAVRKLREKGIDPLVAIGRPCARRPYDFRPRPAEREPRRITEPWRLAMKDRLETTEAGDLYRRRKQTVEPVFGIIKSIMGFRKFSLRGLAKVTTEWTLVALAYNCKRMARLQAA from the coding sequence ATGAGCAGCTTCATCCCGTTTGACCGGTCTCAGCCGTATCTTCTGCCGCCTGATCTGAAGTCGTGGCTTCCTGCTGATGATATGGCGCATTTCATTGTAGCCGCCGTTGAGCGGGTTCCGATGAGTGCGTTCTGCGTGCCAGTGCGCACGGGAGGCAAGGCGCAGTATCATCCGCGCCTGATGCTGGCCCTTCTGATCTTCAGCTATGCGAACGGGTTGTTTTCCTCACGCCGGATCGAGCGGGCGACATATCGCGACATCGGGGTGCGATTCGTGGCGGCGAACCTGCATCCGGATCATGATACGATTGCGACCTTCCGCCGGACGAACCGGACAGCCATTGAAGCTGCATTTGCGCAGGTCCTGCTTCTGGCGCGCGAGACGGGTCTGCTGCGTCTGGGCGTGGTGTCGATCGACGGCACGAAAATCGATGCTGACGCATCGAAATACCGTTCGGTGCGCTACGACCGGATCAGGGCGCTGCGCGAACAGCTGGCTGTGGATATCGCGAAACTGATGGACCAGGCGGAGCATGCGGACGTCACAGACAGAGATCCGCAGGCATTGCCGGAAGAGCTTGCCCGGCGGGAAACGCTGAAAGCGAAGCTGGACGAAGCCTGCGCCCGGCTGGAAGCTGATGCGAAGGCGCAGGCTGAAACGGCGCGACCGGCCTACGAGAAGAAGAAAGCCGCTTATGATGCGAAAACAGGGCGTCGCGGCCGGGCGCCCAAACCGCCCGATGATGAACCACCACCCGACCGACAGATCAGTCTGACCGATCCCGACAGCCGCCTCATGCGGCGTTCGGACGCCCACGAGTTCCGGCAGGCTTACAATGCCCAGGCCGTGGTGTGCGCCGAAGGCAGCCAGTTGATCGTGACAACCGACGTTGTCGCCACATCAGCGGATGCGCCGTCCTTTGCCGACACGGTGCTGTCGATGGAAGACACAATCGGTCTCCCAAAGACAGTGCTCGCCGATACCGGTTACGCCAGCGGGCAGGCGGTCCGGAAACTGCGGGAAAAGGGCATTGATCCGCTGGTCGCCATTGGACGGCCCTGTGCCCGCAGACCTTACGACTTCCGACCCCGGCCCGCAGAAAGGGAGCCACGCCGGATAACCGAACCCTGGCGGCTTGCCATGAAGGACAGGCTGGAAACTACAGAAGCCGGAGATCTTTACAGACGACGAAAACAGACCGTGGAGCCGGTCTTTGGAATTATCAAAAGCATCATGGGC